attattatttcgatatattgaGATATGTCTCTCATATTTATTTCAGcgatgatagaaaaagaataaaaaaaaagaaaagaacagaatgaaaagaagaggaaaaaagaaagaaatttctaaaaattgatcatatgtataatatttaatacttattaatgacattgagaaaatatttgatgaaattTTACTTCGacgtttttttaataacgattgttgaaatcaataatttttatcgacaaATCCAATGTTAAATGTCACACACTATATAATAAACGtacaatcgaaaagaaaaattttttctataacgTCAGACTAAtgattatatgcatatacatatataggaaTGTATGTATCTAACTATAGACTGTATACATATTAGATATGATCTAATATGAAAAGAacgaagacaaaagaaaagaaaaatgatgaaagatcgtattatcgtctttgaagataaaaatagtagacaagatctttaattttctcgttgatgaatttacattttcatgataaaaaattatattaaaaaaaaaaaaaaaaaaaaaaaagataaataaaaaaataataaaaaagtacacATAATAATAACTGGCTATGtctatttaatatacaataaaatctaACGTAAAGAacaaagacgaaaaaaagaaacatcataAAGGATCATATTAAGTCCTTAAAGATGAGATAACGGATGAGATCTTTAATTATCTCGATGtcgatgaattaaaatttttacaaaaaaaaaatatatatatatatatatatatatatatatatatatatataaaataaaaattatatacataagaatatatataagaaatgaaatatatgagaagaaaaagaaactatataagaagaaaaagaaaaataaaaagaaagaaaaaataaaagaaggagaaaaagaaaaaaaccttatcaataataaatggGTAGAAGTCTTGTATATCGCATAATCGTTAAAAGTAGAATCGATCGGCATAGAAGAACGATATCGTGACGATTCCAtctaactttctttcttttcgaatggAAAAAGACTAAGTAAAGCAACCTAAGAAAATCgtccaaagaaaaaacatcGATTCTTTGTaacttcgatatatatatatatatatatatatatatgtgtgtgtgtgtgtgtatacctACCACCTATCTTATTAAAGAGTTCACGagcgtaaaaaaaattctatgttACCACGCGGAAACCTTTCGGTAATTTGGCAAGAGAACATATAATCTACAGGTTTTCAAGCTAACCATCAGATTTGTTGGCACGGAATAACCAAGTTTGCACGCACTCGACGTAACCCGCGAACGtcgtttaaattttttcttttttttttttttttttatataaacttgaaacatcattatcatcataagatttataaatttatttgtcggcggaagaaaaaaagaaacgaaagaaaagaagaaaagaaaaaaaaaaaagaaaaaaaaaagaaggaaaaaagaaacgaaagaaaaaagaatactaaACGTTGAATTAAAtctgtttataatattatttctaatttactTTTTACGTACATACCTCCTActtattctccttttattaTAGATCACATTCACTTATGAATATCCGttttataagagaaataataataataataataataataataataattattattattattattattattattattattattattattaaatgtgatataatagttattattaatgaaaaacttattttctttttctctttaattagCAACTTGTTAccaatgcaaaagaaaaaaaaaaaagaaaacagaagaaaagatatgGTTGAACTAAAGAACACCGACATTACGATAGAAATGACGTAACACGATTGTTTCTTACTATCCTCATTGTACCGGATTCCTTTTCTAATGAGactttcaaaagaaatttgagtttcaaataaaaaaaaaaaaaagaaaaaaagaaaaaaaaatataataaaaataaaatatacagatCTATGAtgggaatgaaagaaaaaaaaaaagaaaaaagaaaagaaaaaggaaaagaaaaagaaaagaagaggaaaaaaagaaaaagacgaataaCATATCACGTACGAAGGAGACTATACCATTTTTATATCACGTTTTAATCATGAACATTTCAGTTTTCTAATCGGAAAGAATTTctaaatctttctctttttcaatgcTCCAGGTGGGCTaagcaaaaacaaacaaaaaaaaaaaaaaaaacaaaaaaaacaaaaaaaaaaaagaaagaaattaaaacgttcgatacaaaatcgataataaccttTGCAAATGATACcattatgattatataatttattgaatcgtgtaaaacgaaatgaatggaacgtcataaaaaaaaatcaaagataataaataatcgacaCGGAGGGGGGCGGGGGCCAGGGGTAGAGGGATGTTAAAGGGgaatggggggggggggcggtGGTAAACGAAAAGGACGAACTCTCCGTTAAATGGAACGTCGATCGCGCGCCATTGCTGTTTAGACTTTCAAGTGCTTCCACGATCTCCGATCATAATTCATGTTCTTTCCAATATCTCGAGGAACGGAGTCGGCGTAATAAGACCTTGACGAAATAATCCGATTGTACTAACCGACGATCTTTCTTCACACTTTGTTTTCTTCGTTAGATTTTTCTTCCCCACCCTCgtctaactttttttttttttttttttttcttttcttttttttttctatggcAACAAGGACGAACGAGATGTGACATAAAATTAACGTAAATAACTAACCAACCAGCGAATTAATAGAAGAACGTAATTATTCACTGAAACGCACAAAGTTACCTCTGTAATTAGACATTGTCCATTTAAAACCACGAACAGCTAACGACGGATAATAATTCCGATGGGAtaccgaagaaaaaaaaaaaaaaaaaaaaaaagaacaaaaacaaaaaaacaaaaaaaaaggaaagaaaatgaaaaacaaacgaactaATGAATGATGACacagaacgaacgaaaaattaattaaataaataaataaataaataaataaataaacgatatgaataaagaaaaatcgaagaaaatttatatgacgaaaaagtgaaaagtacatttcttttttctctctcttatccaattctcttattttcttttcgtttttttttttttttgctttttccttttcctttctcttttcttttctttttctcttattccttctcttctttctcttcttctttctcttctttctttctttctttctttcttttttctttctttgtcttttttttttcacattaatTCATAACTCACGTCTCTCATCTCGTTGGTAGAACGTCGTCGTGCTCACGTGTCGACCTGGGTATCGTAGCGTCGTTGAAGCTTTCGAGCCGATTACGATGGCGTcgagatgaataaaaaaaatttcgtgatcgtcgtaaaaaggataaaagataatatcgaggAGTTCGACAAggaatataagatataaaggGATTTAAGAAATAACGTTTTAACGTTACCGACGGCAGCACCAATGACGAACGTTCGTGATCGCGTAAACGAGTGACAAGCATCGCCCCAGTTCGGCACGAAGCTCGCGACTGCTCGCGACTGCCGTTGCTCGGGATGCCGAGGTCTCAGCCGGGGGTTGCATCCTCGAGTTCACCAGTTCAATCGGCGCCGACTATATATCACTATTTCTTCGACCCCCAACGAACGACGCGCCATCTGTCGTGACTTTCATCGAACCTTTTTATACACCACCCCTAACGTGTCCACAAACacaaaaatacacacacacacacacacagagagagagagagagagaaggcgcAAAACACATCGGagaatcctttttatttaccCTATCACGtacgtttatttattcttgaaatatttttaccaGTTCTCAGTTAGTAATCACTACAACCGATCTAACGTATGTTAATTATGacgttttatcgattaaaaaaataataatcgaatataaataaaattgttaacggatgagtatttttaaatatgttttctttttcttcgtcttttcttttttccttcttccatcTTTCCGTTCGAtcttattaaatgaattttttggAATTTTACCGAACATCAAAACactgttattttataaattcgatattattaaagacTATATATTATAGCATGGAAGTCCATTAGAAATTGAAAAGACAAACGGAGATACTGTTTCAGGCTCATTGGACATATCTGCATTTTCTTGAATGGGGAACATTCGTGTCGtctattgaaattaatcgatcttTAAGTCCGAACTTATGAATACTCACTCCTTACctcattcttattaatttataatgcaTAATTTTCTCCGTCATTGTACAAAATCATTgtcgattataaataaacatatttatctatttaacaAGATTTGAAaagcatttgaaaaaaaaaaaaaaagaagaaaaagaaaagagcataaaaaaaggagagagagaaaaaaaaagaaacgtctaTACCAATgcgatcgtttctcttttcaccACTTTCGCATACTCATTAACGCGCATCGGTTTTTTTTCGACTTTAGAGTCTTACACGAACTCGATACGCATGAATGACAATTCGACGATTTTCTATGCTCGAATACGcccgtatatgtatacataaaaaaaaaaaaagaaaaaaagaaaaagaaaaagaaagaaaaactaggGGAATATccatagaaagaaaggaagttaTTTTTGGCTTTACCTCCACCTactcgtttcttcctttctcctcttcgttTCGTCTTTTTGAATCCGAAACTGAATGTTTGCCTTCAAAATGAGACCTTTCTTGGCAATCGTAGGCGTTTCAATTAATGTATTCGTTACGTAAGCAAAGACGTTAtgtgaaattgaaatataaatttgattaacattcgttgtatatatgtgtgtatgacgctctttctctttctctctctctctctctctctctctctctctctctctctctctctctctctctctctctctctctctctttctctcactcttcaaCAAAGAACATAAATTTGGAACATTAGCATTTTCTGTATATACATGTTAATATTAGTACGATAAATTGTCAGTTAACAATGGAAAGACTTAAACAGTAGTCAGACATGCAATTTAACTTCACGAAATACTTTGAAACgtcaaattataattttctattttttaatttaaattttatatatatatacatatatatatatatatatatatatatatatatatatatgtacatggaAGTTATCAAGAAATATACAGGAACAATTGTGTAATGTCtaaattcgtttgaaaaatcgatcaaaGTTCTAAGCCcaagaaatatatctatacgtcCTCTTCAGTAATTCCTACAGTTTGCAAATTTCTATCTTTGACGTCGTCGGTATGACCTTGAGCCAGTTTCCTAAACTCGTGGCAACGTCCAATATAAACTTCCGTTGTTAGACAATGCTTTCtggttgtcgtcgtcgtcgtcacgaTAGAAGCTTTGCTTTCATAATCACATTGATCAAAAAAGCCGACAAgatagaataagagagagagagagagagagagagagagagagagagagagaaagagagagagagacagataaagaTAAGACAAATCGTCTAGGAACACTGTCGTCTACCTTAGGTTTTATTCTTAGCACGACCTAAAGACAAAGCTAAAGTCGTACCTACCTGCCTTTCGGGGTGAAACTTAGGGTACTTGCACTTTCTACCATTTTAACCTTGGCTCAACAGGTTCGCGTGCCGGATGTACTTGCATTCCGGAAGTCCACTCATCGACTCGATGGAGCGACGTTATCGGTGCTAACTAACGCATCGTCGTTCATCCATAAGGATTGAAACTTTCGAGGATTtggatattttaatgatatcaGATAAATCCATGCAGGATGATGAATCTTATAATCAGGATAGATTGTATCTATTGTGGacagataaaacaaaatgtaggatttattttacgattaattaaaaggaGAGGAgatgttgttattgttgtcgttattattgttatcgtttgtgttgttgtcgttgtcgttattgttatgAATATAAGGGATTCAAAGACAATCGAGATTAtcgtgaaattatttcaagaagTATGCATCATCTGGCCAAAAGTAAATACTTGTTTATCTCTattaggataataaataattctggGAACGATCGTGTTACGTGGATACGGTGATTTGTGCCGATAGGatcttccaaaaaaaaaaaaaaaaaaaaaaaaaaaatcgataaaagttTAGGCTAtctattttcgttttcgttatcgATTCACATTACACATCCAATTTGCACGACGCGACTTCCATCATTAATGGATATAGCTTGTATAcacgtataatattataattaataactagCTAATATCCAACGAAGGGAGAGTGAGTTCGTCGAAGATAAGTACAAAATTGCCTAAaactaatttaaaaagaagaaaaagagagaaaaaaaaaaaaggacgagagaaaaaaacagaatgaaggaaaacaaacacgaaaaagagagagaaaaaaaaacaaacgaagaagggaaaagaagaagaaaaaaaaaacatagaaaaaaaaaaaagaaaaaaaaataggaaaaaagaataacatcCATGTACTTAAATCAAAAACGAAGCTCGatcgattattgttattgttatattgtGCGAAGGAtcgtctcttttctccttttttttttttttttttttttcttttctttcttttacttttttcttccccctttaTCCATTACTCTCCCCGTTGTTATTGCGTGCTCTACTTTCTTACATATATTGCATGTCAAAAATATATCAACGACATtcttttgaattaaaataaaatcaaacgataataataattcattaccTTGCCAATTTGCCAttgttcattcattcgttcatttatttattcatttatttatttatttatttatttatttatttatttatttacttaattatgtatttatttatttattcgtgatATGAGAacgaaggtaaaaaaaatgtattgatTTCGCATCGAAACTGGACCCGATCGTCGATAAtctatcttctatttctcGAGGCCAGAATAAGCGATTCGGATATCACAGAATTCGTTTgaccattttctttctttctttctttctttttttctttctttatttctttctttctttcttttcttttcttctcttttctttttttttttttcttttgtttcctatacatttcttttttctattgctttttgtttgttttcttcttttcttttttttctccaaataACTCAATCGAACGAGACTAAATCCTCTAATGTATAAGTTTTGGTCCTCCCTTCGAAAggttttcaattattaaaccGACATACATATTTCCTATCGTTtcgtttgaatgaaaataattaattgacaaTATATATTCGCCCGTTAGATTTCTTTCAAATGGATGATCTAATTTGGTCCACTTGAATGATTCAATCCTTTACAAATAACACTCGATTCACGGAAactccaattttttttttttttttttttttttttttttttttatatatatatacacgacgatcacaatgattttttttatctttccaacGCGGACTCTtcccttcatcttcttcttcttcttcttcttctctaattCCAATAAACTGTTTCTCCTTATAATCTCAATATAACCGCTAGGTAAacataaatgtgtgtgtgtgtgtgtgtgtgtgtgtgtatgcgtgtgcgtaAGAATAAgtgtacatgtatgtgtgtagcGTGTATAACGCAAATTTGTTTGTAAATATACGTATCGCGTTCGATATTACattgtacaataatattataccttCCTTCATCTACATTTCTTTCACGGCTAAACAATCTCTATACGATAGATAAAAACCTATGTATCCATGCTAAACGGtgtctattctttcttctttttttttttttttctttttttttttctttttctttttattctgcTAACACTTAATTAATTAGTCCGTCGTTACGTTGCaatggaagaagaataaaaatgacgtatcttataaattaaattcatcgcGATCAGTGTCGATCGATTAACGATTTACGAAtccgatcgattttatttacgaaataaCGGACGACGTAACGACTCTGTCATGGTTCTCacaaggagggaaaaaaaaaaaaacaaaaagaaaaaaattacaaggggaaaagaaaaataaaaagtaaacaagTAAATTAGCGAAACACACCTAATGGCAGCGCGATGAGATTCAATGTCGATCATTCGATAcaaacgaaatttttcttcgaaataatgTAATCGACAAGTATCGCGAGTGTCGAATGGTTGATTcgaggaatagaaaagaaaaaagaaaaataaattaaaaaaagaaaaggaaaaaaaaaagaaaaaaaaaaaggaaaaaaaaaagaaaaggaatattttctctctttaaattatcttttgtttCCCCTATCCTTCGTGATCGTATTCGAATCGCGATAAACGATCGTGTCGCATCGAAAGTTTCGAGGATAGACCGAGGATAAGATCCTCGTGTAGCCAACACTACCGTTTATGATTGTGACTGTTTTTACTTTTCGGACTTTCCGTGGCAGAGTCGTTGACGTCCCTTTTAGGTCGTAGAATGAAATTAAGATTATGTGCGGTATTAACGGCATAATAAACGTTAGCCGAATGGGGTAGAACCATTTCTCGATCGGGTAAAACTTGGGCGAGAGTATATTGATCGGGACTACCCTCGATCCCTAGTTTGAGCATAGCATTACGTATTACTTGGGGAGTCCTCTCGTTGTTGGATAACATGATAGATTTGTAAAGCACAACACCGTCCGTTTCAACGTTCTCGCTTTCCATGGTAACcttaataatgtaaaagtcTGGTGAATTCTTGTGCGAATGACTTGGACTGGACAATCCAACCAAATTCGGAGTACTTCCATTCCCTGTAAAAGAAGTCCCGGTCGGTGGGGCCAAACGATTGGCTGCACCAACCCCTGCTCCGCCGCCACCTCCGCCCGAGCTCAAGGACACGTccaaggaaggaagagaagaactCGAAGAGGAGCTTGACATTTGCGAAGGCGATGTACGACGATCCAACGAGTTATGCGGCGAACTAGGTAAAGAATCGAGATCGCAATAGAATTGCGAACTGCTAGAACTCGACGTAGAGGCTATCGAGTCATTCTTCCGATGACCCTGATGACTCTGTAAAGTAAATTTCGATCTGAGTCTTCCTTCGGCTAAAGTACAACATTCGGGAACGAATGAGgatcaacgaaaaaaaaaaatattgattaatggCCTGACCTGTTTCTTCTTGCCCCGACTATTTAAGGTGTTACCAGGTGGTGGTGGTTCGATTTGACAGCTCAATTTATAAGCCTCTCGATCATCCAACACCACCACGGAATGGAACCAACGATCGAACAATGGATCCGTACTAAAGTTGTATGCATTTGCTGCACCTTGAAGCAATCTTATTCTTGCCAGTACCTCAAACTCCTTTCGTCTCTTATCAAAATTGATCAGACCGTCCGCTATCGTATCGGGGATGGCGGTGTCGATCATCGTGAGATCTGTCAAGAACGTGCCCAAGTACGGTATCGTGCCGTAACTGATATTctgaaattagaaaatatatgaaataatatcattcgtCGGATAATTGTgttggataaaaaagaaaatgaaaagaaaaaaaaaaaaaaaaaaaaaatagaaaaaggaaaaaaaaaaggaaaaataacaaCTTACTCCAGCGTGagtattttgtttttgaaataatttctgaaGATGTCTGTCGCTTCTACCGGCGGTGTCGGCGAATTTAGCTGTACCTTCTTTGATCAACAATTCTCGCTGCGTCCAAGCGTTATTCTCCTCGGAGAAAATTCTTTCGAGTTCACGAAACAATTCGTGCTTCTCCCTTGGCATTGATTGCCAACATTTTTCGAGCCTATAAACTGGATTACTTTGTAAACCGGAAACTATAGCCTTCAAACTACTGAAATTCTTGAGAACTCTTAATTCCTGCGCTATGTCGATCCAGGTCTCGAGAATTCTCGCACGGTCTTGCGACTTCATTGTCGGTTCTGTCAAAATGGTCGATATTACGCGTAATGATACTGCGTTGAATTGATTGACCGTTGCCAAGACCGTAGCTGCCTCGTGATTCCTCGAACGATCTCTTCTAGACCAAACTGCGCCTAAACATTGATGCGCCACGAGTTTTTTAAAGACTTCGGCATCCATCCGAGTCAATTGCTCCGCAAAATGTCGTTGTGGAACTTCAGGGAACGTATAACTCGTCCATTGATCACCGTTCGAATCCGAACTGCCATGAACTCGGCCATTGTCGTACACCACGCAATCTAAAAGCAACAgacatattttcaattaatatatcattctttccccacccctctccctctccctctctctctctctctctttctctttccttttccttttcttttttctgttaaaTCGCTTATGCAAAAATCATGActcgagagaaaataaagatgaatGAGCAACCCCGATTCCTCCGATCCTATTCGAGCGAATTCT
This Vespa velutina chromosome 10, iVesVel2.1, whole genome shotgun sequence DNA region includes the following protein-coding sequences:
- the LOC124952293 gene encoding ral guanine nucleotide dissociation stimulator isoform X2, coding for MSADNGDDSLPTWRLWGEERGDGVIYTVYLKKVRYHRPTRSLSASDSDDEISHLEWETVRVRFLKAGTVQRLVESLANDDGELESTYINVFLATYRAFTTPRDVLELLLARYDALDENTGALTGEQHRKTLIQALHVWLDAYPGDWKTPPNHPLLARLLDFAHRRLPGSELELKARHRLHRFQREDQIDCVVYDNGRVHGSSDSNGDQWTSYTFPEVPQRHFAEQLTRMDAEVFKKLVAHQCLGAVWSRRDRSRNHEAATVLATVNQFNAVSLRVISTILTEPTMKSQDRARILETWIDIAQELRVLKNFSSLKAIVSGLQSNPVYRLEKCWQSMPREKHELFRELERIFSEENNAWTQRELLIKEGTAKFADTAGRSDRHLQKLFQKQNTHAGNISYGTIPYLGTFLTDLTMIDTAIPDTIADGLINFDKRRKEFEVLARIRLLQGAANAYNFSTDPLFDRWFHSVVVLDDREAYKLSCQIEPPPPGNTLNSRGKKKQSHQGHRKNDSIASTSSSSSSQFYCDLDSLPSSPHNSLDRRTSPSQMSSSSSSSSLPSLDVSLSSGGGGGGAGVGAANRLAPPTGTSFTGNGSTPNLVGLSSPSHSHKNSPDFYIIKVTMESENVETDGVVLYKSIMLSNNERTPQVIRNAMLKLGIEGSPDQYTLAQVLPDREMVLPHSANVYYAVNTAHNLNFILRPKRDVNDSATESPKSKNSHNHKR
- the LOC124952293 gene encoding ral guanine nucleotide dissociation stimulator-like 1 isoform X3; amino-acid sequence: MSADNGDDSLDSDDEISHLEWETVRVRFLKAGTVQRLVESLANDDGELESTYINVFLATYRAFTTPRDVLELLLARYDALDENTGALTGEQHRKTLIQALHVWLDAYPGDWKTPPNHPLLARLLDFAHRRLPGSELELKARHRLHRFQREDQIDCVVYDNGRVHGSSDSNGDQWTSYTFPEVPQRHFAEQLTRMDAEVFKKLVAHQCLGAVWSRRDRSRNHEAATVLATVNQFNAVSLRVISTILTEPTMKSQDRARILETWIDIAQELRVLKNFSSLKAIVSGLQSNPVYRLEKCWQSMPREKHELFRELERIFSEENNAWTQRELLIKEGTAKFADTAGRSDRHLQKLFQKQNTHAGNISYGTIPYLGTFLTDLTMIDTAIPDTIADGLINFDKRRKEFEVLARIRLLQGAANAYNFSTDPLFDRWFHSVVVLDDREAYKLSCQIEPPPPGNTLNSRGKKKQSHQGHRKNDSIASTSSSSSSQFYCDLDSLPSSPHNSLDRRTSPSQMSSSSSSSSLPSLDVSLSSGGGGGGAGVGAANRLAPPTGTSFTGNGSTPNLVGLSSPSHSHKNSPDFYIIKVTMESENVETDGVVLYKSIMLSNNERTPQVIRNAMLKLGIEGSPDQYTLAQVLPDREMVLPHSANVYYAVNTAHNLNFILRPKRDVNDSATESPKSKNSHNHKR
- the LOC124952293 gene encoding ral guanine nucleotide dissociation stimulator isoform X1 — protein: MGTTPCFSNRLGIVHPLFFSFFLQPTWRLWGEERGDGVIYTVYLKKVRYHRPTRSLSASDSDDEISHLEWETVRVRFLKAGTVQRLVESLANDDGELESTYINVFLATYRAFTTPRDVLELLLARYDALDENTGALTGEQHRKTLIQALHVWLDAYPGDWKTPPNHPLLARLLDFAHRRLPGSELELKARHRLHRFQREDQIDCVVYDNGRVHGSSDSNGDQWTSYTFPEVPQRHFAEQLTRMDAEVFKKLVAHQCLGAVWSRRDRSRNHEAATVLATVNQFNAVSLRVISTILTEPTMKSQDRARILETWIDIAQELRVLKNFSSLKAIVSGLQSNPVYRLEKCWQSMPREKHELFRELERIFSEENNAWTQRELLIKEGTAKFADTAGRSDRHLQKLFQKQNTHAGNISYGTIPYLGTFLTDLTMIDTAIPDTIADGLINFDKRRKEFEVLARIRLLQGAANAYNFSTDPLFDRWFHSVVVLDDREAYKLSCQIEPPPPGNTLNSRGKKKQSHQGHRKNDSIASTSSSSSSQFYCDLDSLPSSPHNSLDRRTSPSQMSSSSSSSSLPSLDVSLSSGGGGGGAGVGAANRLAPPTGTSFTGNGSTPNLVGLSSPSHSHKNSPDFYIIKVTMESENVETDGVVLYKSIMLSNNERTPQVIRNAMLKLGIEGSPDQYTLAQVLPDREMVLPHSANVYYAVNTAHNLNFILRPKRDVNDSATESPKSKNSHNHKR